One Perca flavescens isolate YP-PL-M2 chromosome 9, PFLA_1.0, whole genome shotgun sequence genomic window carries:
- the LOC114561009 gene encoding T-cell acute lymphocytic leukemia protein 1 homolog, protein MFQLRDMLHRDPCNSDPDRCITTKQKQKSPEILRDGSRPRLVRPVSANSRERWRQQNVNGAFTELRSLIPTHPPDRKLSKNEILRLALRYISFLDQVLTDQVLTDQVLTEQEVRAGPRCRAGSVDQEDASQGTMSPNSSCESSADGDSDCGGLLQFLHLASSYI, encoded by the exons ATGTTCCAGCTCCGAGACATGCTGCACCGCGACCCATGCAACAG TGATCCAGATCGATGCATCACGacgaaacagaaacagaaaagtcCTGAGATCCTCCGTGATG GTTCTCGTCCCCGATTGGTCCGCCCGGTCTCCGCCAACAGTCGGGAGCGCTGGCGGCAGCAGAACGTTAACGGAGCGTTCACGGAGCTGCGCAGTCTCATCCCCACGCACCCCCCCGACAGGAAGCTCAGCAAGAACGAGATCCTGCGTCTCGCTCTCCGGTACATCAGCTTCCTGGACCAGGTGCTGACGGACCAGGTGCTGACGGACCAGGTGCTGACGGAGCAGGAAGTCCGGGCGGGGCCCCGATGCCGAGCGGGCAGCGTGGACCAGGAAGACGCGTCTCAGGGGACGATGTCCCCAAACTCGAGCTGTGAGAGTTCGGCGGACGGAGACTcggactgtggaggacttctgcAGTTCCTCCACCTGGCGAGCAGCTACATCTGA